The Priestia megaterium NBRC 15308 = ATCC 14581 region AAAAGAAATTTCATTTATACAATCAATAGCGGTGATTTTGGTGCTATTAGCTATTATTTTTGTTTCATTATTTACGTTAAAGCTGCCGCCTCATATTCCGCTGATATTTGGTGTAGCATTTATTAGTGTGATTGGCTTTTTGTTGAAATATAAGTGGACAGAAATGGAGAAAGGGATTTTAGACGGTGTCAGACTGGGCATTAAGCCTATCCTTATTTTAATGCTGATCGGGATGCTTATTGCGATTTGGATGGTAGGAGGAACGATACCGACGATTTTATCCTACGGCTTCCACTGGATTTCACCCCAGTACTTTTTAATTAGTGCTTTAGTTATTACCGTATTAGTTTCAACATTCACGGGAAGTTCATTAACAACCGTCAGTACGGTAGGGGTCGCTTTATTTGGCGTAGGAACTGCTATTGGTGTACATCCAGGGCTAGCAGCGGGGATGATTGTTTCAGGAGCTGTGTTTGGAGATAAGATGTCTCCATTGTCTGATACAACAAATTTTGCTTCTGGTATCGTTGAAGTTCCGCTTCCTAAACATATTCAGCACATTACGTGGACGACGGTTCCAAGTATTGTTATTACAGCAATCATTGCACTTGTAATCGGAATCAACGGAAATCAGGAAAGCGTCAATTACGGGGAAATTCAAGGAATTCAAGACGCATTAAAACATACGTTTAATTTACATGTGTTAACGTTGCTTTCTCCACTTTTAGTTCTTATTTTTTCGATGAGAAGAGTCGATGTACTGCCAACGTTAGTTTTAGGTATTGTAACGGCCATCATTACAGGAATGATCACACAGCATGAATTTACGCTGAGTCAATTGCTAGGCGTTCTTCAAAGCGGGCCTGCAGTAGAGTCAGGAAATGAAGTAGTGGATGCGATTGTGAATAAAGGCGGAATGCAGTCCATGATGTTTTCTATTTCCCTTATCATGATTGCCTTGTCGCTAGGTGGCTTGATGAGAGCCGTTGGAATTATTGATGCTTTGTTAGAAGGATTAGCAAAACAAATTCGCCGCAGCGGAGACGTTATTTTTGCTACGCTTCTATCTTCAATTGGAGTGAACGTTATTACAGGCGAACAGTATTTATCGATTCTCTTGCCTGGACAGACGTTTAAGCCGCTGTATGAAAAGTGGAATTTAGATCCAAAAAACTTATCACGAACGCTTGAAGACGGTGGAACGGTTATTAATGCTATTATTCCATGGGGGGTCAGCGGTGCTTTTATTTCAACTGCATTAAATATTCCTGCAGCTGACTATATTCCATTTACATTCTTTAGCATTTTATGTCCTATTTTTTCAATTATTTTAGCATATACAGGCATTGGCATTGCCAAGAAAAAAGCTCAGTCTTAACTGGGCTTTTTTTTTTGGAAAAAGGACAGGTGAAAAACGACAAAAAAGTATCATTCCACTTTTCAAATCTATAATTTAATAATACAATTTACTATACGTCTTTCTTGTTAATGTATTTGGATGAATTCTTATTTCTTTATTGATGAAGAAATTTGAGTTTTGCGGTATGATAAATAAGCTGTATTGGCGATGGGATGAATGCCCTTTTTAGCAAACATTTAAGAAGGGTAAAGCCAAATGAAAACACTCATTATAAAAGAGAAAAGATATTTATTGAGGAGAGGGTTTCTGTTGAAAAAATGGGGCATCATTGCATTAATCACTGTAGCTGTGCTCGGTGTGACAGCGGTTTTCAACCGAGCTGAAAGTGATGATGTAAATAAAGAAAAATTGAATTTATTATCGCCTTATTCAAATAAAGTAGATGTATATAGCATTACGTATCCTAGTGATAATTTAAAGATAAAAGGGTTTTTAGTACAGCCTAAAGACATTGCAGACAAACATTATCCGCTTTTAGTATATAATCGCGGAGGAAATCGCGAACATGGCATGATTCGCGCAAAAACACTGCAGTACTTATCATATTGGGCAAGTAAAGGCTACGTCGTGGTTGCGACTCAATACAGGGGAAATGGCGGAAGTGAAGGTACAGAGACGTACGGGGGTAAAGATATTGACGACGTATTAAATCTTATTAAGTGGGGAGAACAGCTTCCTTATGTAAATCACCAGCAAAAGGTAGCGCTAGGATATTCACGCGGCGGCATGATGACGTATTTAACGATGAAAAACGGCGTTAAATTTGATGCAGTTGTCGTACAATCAGGTATTACAGACATGTTTCAATTCTATGATCAAAGAGGGCCTGAAATGAAACAAGTGCTGCGGACGATTGTAGGAGATCCGGCGCAGTATCCAGAGAGGTATAAAAGTCGTTCTGTTGTCTATTGGAGCGATAAAGTAAATTCACCTCTTTTGATTTTACAGGGTGATCATGATCGTAAAGTTCACCACACGCAGGCTGAAAAGCTTGTGAAACAATTAGATGAGCAGGGAAAAGAATATAAATATGTACTGTACAAAAACGGAGACCATCCGCTAACTGCTTATTATGATCAATATAACGCGGAAATTGATAAATGGTTTAAAATACATTTAGCTAAGCAGTAAAGAAATTGGAAGTAGTTTTGATGAATGGAAAAGAGCAGCTTGTTTTATCCTACTACATGTAAGCATATAAAAAGGGGATGAAGCAAAATGACTCAGTCTAAAAGTCAAAAAGAGCGTCAGTGGAATGTGCGAAAACAATCACAAAACCCATCGCATGGAAAAGTGAAATCTTTTGAAGAACTATCAGAAGAAATCACGCCTAAACGTAAATAAGGTAACCACCACATAAAGGAAGACACAAAAAAGGAGAGCTGAAGCTCTCCTTTTTCTATGTTTGTTTATGGATTTGTGGACCACATGCCCGCAGATTTGATAAAAATACGCGGATGCAATTTTAATTGTGCGACCATAATTTCTGCTAGGTCTTCAGGCTGCATCACTTTATCAGGATTGCCATCCGTTAAGTTTTCTTTATACGCTAATTCCGTTGCTACTGTACTTGGTGTTAGAGCTGTTACACGAATATTGTGTTTGCGCACTTCTAACGCTAGAGATTCAGTTAAGCCGAGCACGCCAAATTTTGAAGCGCTGTAAGCACTTGTAACGGGAGCACCTTTTTGACCAGCAGTGGATGAAATATTGATAATGTCTCCACCATTTTTTTCGATTAATTGAGGTAGAACGGCGCGCGTTACGTAGTAAACGCCCATTAAATTCACATCAATGATTTGTTTCCACTCAGCTGGGTCTAGCTCTAAAAAGCTTCCGAATTTACCGATTCCTGCATTGTTGATTAAGATATCTGTTGCCCCTAATTTTGTATGTAGATGCTCAACTGCTGCATTTACTTCTTCCATAGAAGAAACATCTGCTGTTGCATAAGCAACTTGTACATCAAATGCTTCTAGTTCAGAAGCAAC contains the following coding sequences:
- a CDS encoding DUF6254 family protein translates to MTQSKSQKERQWNVRKQSQNPSHGKVKSFEELSEEITPKRK
- the nhaC gene encoding Na+/H+ antiporter NhaC translates to MKKEISFIQSIAVILVLLAIIFVSLFTLKLPPHIPLIFGVAFISVIGFLLKYKWTEMEKGILDGVRLGIKPILILMLIGMLIAIWMVGGTIPTILSYGFHWISPQYFLISALVITVLVSTFTGSSLTTVSTVGVALFGVGTAIGVHPGLAAGMIVSGAVFGDKMSPLSDTTNFASGIVEVPLPKHIQHITWTTVPSIVITAIIALVIGINGNQESVNYGEIQGIQDALKHTFNLHVLTLLSPLLVLIFSMRRVDVLPTLVLGIVTAIITGMITQHEFTLSQLLGVLQSGPAVESGNEVVDAIVNKGGMQSMMFSISLIMIALSLGGLMRAVGIIDALLEGLAKQIRRSGDVIFATLLSSIGVNVITGEQYLSILLPGQTFKPLYEKWNLDPKNLSRTLEDGGTVINAIIPWGVSGAFISTALNIPAADYIPFTFFSILCPIFSIILAYTGIGIAKKKAQS
- a CDS encoding alpha/beta hydrolase family protein produces the protein MKKWGIIALITVAVLGVTAVFNRAESDDVNKEKLNLLSPYSNKVDVYSITYPSDNLKIKGFLVQPKDIADKHYPLLVYNRGGNREHGMIRAKTLQYLSYWASKGYVVVATQYRGNGGSEGTETYGGKDIDDVLNLIKWGEQLPYVNHQQKVALGYSRGGMMTYLTMKNGVKFDAVVVQSGITDMFQFYDQRGPEMKQVLRTIVGDPAQYPERYKSRSVVYWSDKVNSPLLILQGDHDRKVHHTQAEKLVKQLDEQGKEYKYVLYKNGDHPLTAYYDQYNAEIDKWFKIHLAKQ
- a CDS encoding 3-ketoacyl-ACP reductase translates to MAQSLKGKVALITGAGKGIGRSTAIELAKEGVNIGLIARTEADLKAVASELEAFDVQVAYATADVSSMEEVNAAVEHLHTKLGATDILINNAGIGKFGSFLELDPAEWKQIIDVNLMGVYYVTRAVLPQLIEKNGGDIINISSTAGQKGAPVTSAYSASKFGVLGLTESLALEVRKHNIRVTALTPSTVATELAYKENLTDGNPDKVMQPEDLAEIMVAQLKLHPRIFIKSAGMWSTNP